Below is a genomic region from bacterium.
GTGATTTTTACCGCCCTGATTAGGCTGTCGCTGTATAAATTGTATAACCCTATTCATGTGAAGCATGGGTTTATCGGCATTCCGGTGACGATTACGGCGGCATTCATTGCGTTGGTGGCACAGATTTTTGTTCCGGTGGATATGACGGCATTGAACCGTGTGGCGCTGTTGAGCGCTTTGATTGTACTGAATTTTTTGACCGTGAGCACCATCCCCTATCCCAACCCGACGGATCGGCCGGCCATTGTTATTGTGGCAACGATTCTGGTAATGGCGGTATTTTTGCAACCGCCGGTTTCGGTCTGGGCGGTCTGGGCATTGCTTTGCGGTGGGACAATTTATATTATACTCGCGCCAATACGGTCGCGGAAAGGAGGTAGGAACCATGCCTGATGTTGTTAAAATTTTTGATACGACATTACGCGACGGTGAGCAATCGCCGGGAGCCAGTTTGGACGTGAAGCAAAAAGTTGAGGTGGCCAAGGCGCTGGAAGCCTTGAATGTTGATGTTATTGAGGCAGGGTTTCCCATCTCTTCACCCGGTGATTTCGAGGCGGTGCAGACGATTGCCAAAATAATGAAACAACCGGTGGTTGCCGGTCTGGCCCGCTGCAACAAAGCGGATATTGATGCGGCCTGGAAAGCGCTGAAGGGCGCGAAGCATCCGCGTATCCATGTATTTATTTCTACGTCGGCGCTGCACATGAAATATAAACTGAAAAAAACGCCGCAAGAGGTTTTGAAGATTGCCGTGGAGATGACCCACTATGCACGTTCCTTGTGTAAAGATGTGGAGTTTTCACCGGAGGATGCCTCCCGAACCGAGATGCCGTTTTTGATCGAGGTTGTCGAGGCGGTGATTCGGGCCGGTGCGACCACGGTTAATATTCCGGATACGGTGGGATATACCACACCGGGTGAGTTTGCGCATATTATTGAAGAACTGTATGCCAAGGTTTCCAATATTAATAAGGCAACCATCTCGGTGCACTGCCATGATGACCTGGGAATGGGAACTGCCAATTCACTGGCCGCGATCCGGGCCGGTGCCCGTCAGGTGGAATGTACCATCAATGGTCTGGGTGAACGTGCCGGGAATGCTGCGTTGGAAGAAGTTGCGATGGCCATCAAAACCCGCTCTAAGTATTATGGTGTGAAGACCAACATCCGCACCCGGGAAATTTCCCGGGCATCTCGCTTGGTGGCATCGGCCACCGGAATTTCCGTGCAGCGGAATAAAGCCATCGTCGGTGCCAATGCGTTTGCCCATGAAGCCGGCATTCATCAGGACGGCATTATCAAACAGCGCCTGACGTACGAGATCATGGATGCCAAGGATATCGGGTTGAAAGAAAATCAGCTTGTCTTGGGAAAACATTCAGGACGTCATGCGCTGAGTAAACGGATGAAGGAATTGGGTTTTCCTGCGGAAGGTGCTGAATTGGGTAAAATGTTCGAGAAATTCAAGGAATTGGCGGACAAGAAAAAAGAAGTTTTTGACGAGGATCTGCTTTCCTTGGTGGATGATAAAACCGGAGCCGCCAAACAGGTGTATGTATTGGAGCATGTACAGGCGACTTCGGGCAGCAATATGATTCCCACAGCGGCGGTACGCATGACACGGGAGGGTGTACCTCTTTTTGGATCGGCGACCGGTGACGGCCCGGTGGATGCAGTCTATCAAACGATTGATGCATTGGTTGGGAAAAAACACAAACTGGTAAGCTATGCGATTCAATCCATTACCGGGGGGACCGATGCACAAGGCGAGGTGACGGTGCAGATGAGCTCGCAGGGCAGGACGGTTTCCGGCCGCGGTGCGCATACGGATATTATTATTGCTTCCGCCAAAGCCTACATCAATGCAATGAACCGGCTGGCCGGTTTGGCGCGAACTCAGACAATGAGTCAGACCAAGGGCCGGAAAAAGGTTGTTAAAGCACGTTTGTGATTACCTGTTTTCGGTGTTTTATTCGGTAGGGGCACGGCGCGCCGTGCCCCTACGATATACGAGAGGGGTTGTTCTTTATGTCAAGACCAATGACAATTGGTGAAAAAATTCTGGCCCGGGCAGCCGGGTTGAAAACAGTAGCGTCGGGGGATATTATTCTGGCCAAGCTGGATTTGTGTATGGGCAATGATATTACCGCGCCGTTGGCCATTCAGGCTTTTTATAAAAACGGTGGAAAAAAGGTTTTTGACCGGAAAAAAGTTGCGCTGGTCCCGGATCATTTTACCCCGAACAAGGATATCAAATCAGCTGAGCAGGCCAAGATTTTAAGGGAATTTGCCCGCGAACAAAAATTACTGTATTACTGGGATCAGGGTACATGCGGGGTTGAACATGCCTTGCTGCCGGAACAAGGTGTGGTGGTTTCCGGCGATTTGATGATCGGCGCGGATTCGCATACCTGTACCTATGGCGCTTTGGGTTCATTTTCAACCGGTGTTGGATCAACCGATCTGGCAGCCGCCATGTTGATCGGCAAAGCCTGGTTCAAAGTGCCGCCAACCATCAAGCTGGTTTTTTCCGGTAAGTTGCTCAAGGATGTTACGGCCAAGGATATGATTTTGACGGCCATTGGGCGTCTGGGTGTGGATGGTGCCACTTACCGGGTTTTGGAAATGAGCGGCTCGGCAATTGAAGCATTGTCAATGGAAGGGCGTTTGACCATGAGCAATATGGCGATTGAGGCCGGTGCGGTGACCGGACTGATTGTTCCGGATAAAATTACCCGGGACTATGTAAATAAACGGGCGCAGCGTAAACCGCGTTATTATACGTCTGATCCCAATGCCGAGTATGAACAGATTGAGGTTTTTGATGTTTCTCAAATGACACCGGTGGTTGCCAAACCGTCCCTGCCGTCCAATGTGGTGCCGGTTTCCAAAGTACGTTCGGTTGTGCTGGACCAGGCGGTCATCGGATCTTGTACCAATGGCCGGATTGAGGATATGCGGGAAGCGGCCAAACTGCTCAAAGGCAGAAAAGTCAGCCCGCGGGTGCGAACCTTGATTATTCCGGCGACACCTGGAATTTGGCAACAGGCCAATGATGAGGGGTTGTTTGATATTTTTATCAAGGCCGGATGTATTGTTTCACCGCCGACCTGTGGTCCGTGTCTGGGCGGTCATATGGGGATTCTGGCAAAAGGGGAACGAGCCGTGGCCACGACCAACCGTAATTTTGTCGGGCGGATGGGACATCCCAAGAGTGAAGTCTATTTGGCCTCTGCCGGTGTGGCGGCAGCATCCGCCATCAAAGGCCGTCTGGCTGCACCTTGGGAAGTACGCGGCAAGGATTGGCAAAAGGGACAAAAAAAATAATTGTTTTCACCGCAGAGACGCAGAGTACGCGGAGAAAAGATAGGATAAAAGTAAAAATCATATTTTTTTGTTTTTAAGCCTTTAACCCCGGTTTGATTTATGTTTTACTCTGCGTTCTCAGCGCCTCTGCGGTGAGGATTTTAATTCGAGAGGATAATTGACATGAAGTTTCGAGGCAAAGCATATAAATTCGGAAAAAATATTAATACCGATGAGATTATTCCGGCCCGCTATTTGAATACCAGTGATGCCAAAGAATTGGCGGCGCACGTGATGGAAGACGCAGACGCAGACTTTCCTATCAAGGTGAAGCCCGGGGATATCATTGTGGCGGGAAAAAATTTTGGTTGCGGGTCATCACGCGAGCATGCGCCTTTGGCAATCAAGACCGCCGGTGTTGCTTGTGTGATGGCTGACAGTTTTGCGCGTATTTTTTACCGCAATGCGTTTAATATCGGGTTACCGATTTTGGAATGCCCGGCGGCAGCAGCGGCCATTCGTGGCGGCGAAACCCTTTCGATTGATGCCGGGACCGGCCGGATTTCCAATTTGAAAAACAAAAAAGTTTATCAAGCGAAGCCGATACCCAAATTTATGCAGGAGCTGGTTTCGGCCGGCGGGCTTATGCCCTGGGTTAAACGCCAAATGAAGAAAAAAAATGAATTGTAGGGGCACGGCCCCGACCGGATCAGGGGATCGTATGGGACTCCCGTTGGTCGCGCGCCGTGCCCCTACAGGATTGATGATAAATATTTTAGGAGGATAATTATGGCAAAGACATATAAAATTGCATTGTTGCCCGGAGATGGTACCGGGCCGGAAGTTTTGGTGGAAGGGAAAAAAGTTTTAGAAGCGGTTGGAAAAAAATTCGACCTTAAATTTGATTACACTGAATATGATCTGGGCGGCGACCGCTATCTGAAAACCGGAGAGTTGGTTCCGGATTCAGTCCTGGAAGAACTGGGTAAGGTCGATAGCATTTATCTGGGCGCCATCGGGCATCCGGATGTCAAACCCGGCCCGCTGGAAGTGGGTATATTGCTCAAAATTCGTTTTCACTTTGACCAATATGTTAACCTGCGGCCGGTCAAACTTTATCCCAATGTTGAGACGCCATTGAAGGACAAGGGACCCCAAGACATCAATTTTGATATTATCCGTGAAAATTGCGGGGGTATTTATACCGGCACCGGCGGTGCGGCGCACAAAGGGTCACCGCTGGAATACGCCACTCAGGTTATGACCTACTCACGTGCTGAAGTAGATCGTTGTTTGCGGTATGCTTTTAAGCGTGCACTGTTGCGTGAAAAAAAGCAGTTGACCCTGGTGCATAAAATGAATGTGTTGACTCATGTAGGGGATCTCTGGTTTCGGGCGTTTCATGAAATGGGTGAGAAAGAATTCCCTGAAGTGGCGCGTGATTACAACCATGTGGATGCCTGCACCATGTGGATGGTTAAAAATCCGGAATGGTATGAAACCATTGTGACCGCCAATCTGTTTGGCGATATCATCACCGATCTCGGTGCGATGATCCAGGGCGGCATGGGGATTGCCGCCGGCGGCAATGTCAATCCGGAGGGTATTTCCATGTTTGAACCCATTGGCGGTTCTGCACCCAAATATACCGGTCAGAAGAAAATCAATCCCATGGCCGCCATTGCATCCGGTGCTTTGATGCTGGAGCATCTGGGTGAGGCGGAGGCGGCTCAGGCGATGGAAGGCGCGATTGTCAAGGCCTTGGAATCCGGAAAACTTAAAAGTATGGCCGCCGGGCGCATGGGCATGAATACTCAGGAAGTCGGGGATTTCATCGCCGGGTTGGTATAAAAGAGTATTCACCGTATACCCAAAAGACGGGCACCGCAGAGACGCAGAGTACGCAGAGAAAAGATAGGATAAAAGCTATAGTTTGTTTTTATCTTTGCTTTTACGTCTTTAATCCTGATTTGACTTGTGTTTTACTCTGCGCTTTCAGCGTCTCTGCGGTGAAAGAATGATATTGAAGGGGTGGGAAATGAGTAAGGAATATCGTGTAGGTGTGATGGGTGCCACCGGTGCGGTCGGGGCAGTCATGCTGGATATTTTGGCCAAGCGCAATTTTCCGATTAGCGAGCTCCGGCCTTTGGCATCGCACCGTTCGGCAGGTAAGAAAATCAACTTTCAGGGCGACGATGTCACTGTGGTGGAGATGAAGGAAGATTCTTTCGCAGGGTTGGATTTTGTGTTGGCCTCGGCCGGTGGATTGGTTTCAAAGCAATTTGCGCCGCATGTCAAAGCCGCCGGTGCGGTTATGGTGGACAACACCAGTGCTTTTCGGATGGATCCCGATGTTCCTCTGGTGATTCCAGAGGTCAATCCGGAAGATGCTTTTTTGCATCAGGGCTTGATCGCCAATCCCAATTGCACGACCATCATCATGTTGGTGGCGCTAAAACCGCTGCACGATGCCGCCCGGATTAAGCGTATTGTGTGCAGCTCCTATCAGGCGGTTTCCGGCAGCGGAGTCGCGGCGATGCGGGAACTTGAACAACAGACCAAACAGTATGCGGCAGGTGAAGCGATCACGCATGAGGCTTATCCGCATCAGATTGCCTTCAATGTGCTGCCGCATGTAGATACATTTCAGGATAACGGCTATACGCGTGAGGAAATGAAAATGCTCAACGAGACCCGTAAAATGCTGCATGATGACAGCATTCAAATTTCCACGACCTGCGTACGTGTTCCGGTATTCACCTCGCATTCCGAAAGCCTTCAGATTGAAACGGAGAAGAAACTGACCGCAGCGCAAGCCAGGGAATTGTTGGCCAAAGCGCCGGGTGTACAGGTCAAGGATGATCCCGCCAGTTTGATTTATCCCATGCCTTTGGATACCTCGGGACAGGATGATGTTTTTGTGGGGAGGATTCGCGAAGACATTTCCCACCCCAATGGTTTGGCACTATGGGTGGCCGGTGATCAATTGCGCAAAGGTGCAGCGACCAACACAGTCCAGATAGCGGAATTGCTGATTAAGGGAAAGGCAAAAGTCAAAGCGTAAACAAAAAATGTAGTCACGGGGGCAGGTGATTAGTCACCTGCCCCCTTT
It encodes:
- a CDS encoding 3-isopropylmalate dehydrogenase translates to MAKTYKIALLPGDGTGPEVLVEGKKVLEAVGKKFDLKFDYTEYDLGGDRYLKTGELVPDSVLEELGKVDSIYLGAIGHPDVKPGPLEVGILLKIRFHFDQYVNLRPVKLYPNVETPLKDKGPQDINFDIIRENCGGIYTGTGGAAHKGSPLEYATQVMTYSRAEVDRCLRYAFKRALLREKKQLTLVHKMNVLTHVGDLWFRAFHEMGEKEFPEVARDYNHVDACTMWMVKNPEWYETIVTANLFGDIITDLGAMIQGGMGIAAGGNVNPEGISMFEPIGGSAPKYTGQKKINPMAAIASGALMLEHLGEAEAAQAMEGAIVKALESGKLKSMAAGRMGMNTQEVGDFIAGLV
- a CDS encoding aspartate-semialdehyde dehydrogenase, which codes for MSKEYRVGVMGATGAVGAVMLDILAKRNFPISELRPLASHRSAGKKINFQGDDVTVVEMKEDSFAGLDFVLASAGGLVSKQFAPHVKAAGAVMVDNTSAFRMDPDVPLVIPEVNPEDAFLHQGLIANPNCTTIIMLVALKPLHDAARIKRIVCSSYQAVSGSGVAAMRELEQQTKQYAAGEAITHEAYPHQIAFNVLPHVDTFQDNGYTREEMKMLNETRKMLHDDSIQISTTCVRVPVFTSHSESLQIETEKKLTAAQARELLAKAPGVQVKDDPASLIYPMPLDTSGQDDVFVGRIREDISHPNGLALWVAGDQLRKGAATNTVQIAELLIKGKAKVKA
- a CDS encoding 3-isopropylmalate dehydratase small subunit, with amino-acid sequence MKFRGKAYKFGKNINTDEIIPARYLNTSDAKELAAHVMEDADADFPIKVKPGDIIVAGKNFGCGSSREHAPLAIKTAGVACVMADSFARIFYRNAFNIGLPILECPAAAAAIRGGETLSIDAGTGRISNLKNKKVYQAKPIPKFMQELVSAGGLMPWVKRQMKKKNEL
- the leuC gene encoding 3-isopropylmalate dehydratase large subunit codes for the protein MTIGEKILARAAGLKTVASGDIILAKLDLCMGNDITAPLAIQAFYKNGGKKVFDRKKVALVPDHFTPNKDIKSAEQAKILREFAREQKLLYYWDQGTCGVEHALLPEQGVVVSGDLMIGADSHTCTYGALGSFSTGVGSTDLAAAMLIGKAWFKVPPTIKLVFSGKLLKDVTAKDMILTAIGRLGVDGATYRVLEMSGSAIEALSMEGRLTMSNMAIEAGAVTGLIVPDKITRDYVNKRAQRKPRYYTSDPNAEYEQIEVFDVSQMTPVVAKPSLPSNVVPVSKVRSVVLDQAVIGSCTNGRIEDMREAAKLLKGRKVSPRVRTLIIPATPGIWQQANDEGLFDIFIKAGCIVSPPTCGPCLGGHMGILAKGERAVATTNRNFVGRMGHPKSEVYLASAGVAAASAIKGRLAAPWEVRGKDWQKGQKK
- a CDS encoding 2-isopropylmalate synthase, whose product is MPDVVKIFDTTLRDGEQSPGASLDVKQKVEVAKALEALNVDVIEAGFPISSPGDFEAVQTIAKIMKQPVVAGLARCNKADIDAAWKALKGAKHPRIHVFISTSALHMKYKLKKTPQEVLKIAVEMTHYARSLCKDVEFSPEDASRTEMPFLIEVVEAVIRAGATTVNIPDTVGYTTPGEFAHIIEELYAKVSNINKATISVHCHDDLGMGTANSLAAIRAGARQVECTINGLGERAGNAALEEVAMAIKTRSKYYGVKTNIRTREISRASRLVASATGISVQRNKAIVGANAFAHEAGIHQDGIIKQRLTYEIMDAKDIGLKENQLVLGKHSGRHALSKRMKELGFPAEGAELGKMFEKFKELADKKKEVFDEDLLSLVDDKTGAAKQVYVLEHVQATSGSNMIPTAAVRMTREGVPLFGSATGDGPVDAVYQTIDALVGKKHKLVSYAIQSITGGTDAQGEVTVQMSSQGRTVSGRGAHTDIIIASAKAYINAMNRLAGLARTQTMSQTKGRKKVVKARL